In one Brienomyrus brachyistius isolate T26 chromosome 7, BBRACH_0.4, whole genome shotgun sequence genomic region, the following are encoded:
- the LOC125746780 gene encoding calsenilin-like isoform X2 has product MLTHFTSFGLHQSLQVASCTHPECTPHNLSAFPSSLHPLRCALPAAPGHRGFWGMEILTIGVIIVLFVVVFKQLCILDPLPIEDGSEIDFELSAARYQPQGLDKLAAQTKFSRKELQSLYRGFKNECPSGLVDEETFKTIYSHFFPQGDSSKYAHFLFNAFDLDRSGSIRFEDFVLGLSLLLRGSVTEKLHWAFNLYDINKDGYITKEEMLAIMKSIYDMMGQYTSPRLRDDAPVEHVEKFFQKMDRNRDGVVTIEEFMETCRKVSPGHRKGQR; this is encoded by the exons ATGCTGACCCACTTTACTAGTTTCGGGCTGCACCAGTCCCTCCAGGTTGCGAGCTGCACCCACCCGGAGTGTACGCCTCACAACCTGTCTGCTTTCCCATCCTCCCTGCACCCACTGCGCTGCGCACTGCCAGCTGCCCCCGGGCACCGGGGCTTTTGGGGCATGGAAATCCTCACCATTGGTGTGATCATTGTCTTATTTGTGGTGGTGTTCAAACAACTGTGCATCTTGGACCCTTTGCCTATAGAAG ACGGTAGCGAGATTGACTTTGAGCTGTCTGCTGCACGCTATCAACCGCAGGGCCTGGACAAGCTGGCAGCCCAGACCAAGTTCAGCAGGAAGGAGCTTCAGTCGCTCTACAGGGGCTTCAAGAAT GAGTGTCCCAGTGGTCTTGTGGATGAAGAGACATTCAAGACCATCTATTCTCACTTTTTTCCTCAAGGAG ATTCCTCCAAGTATGCACACTTCCTGTTTAACGCCTTTGACTTAGACAGGAGCGGATCTATCCGATTTGAG GATTTCGTGCTCGGACTCTCCTTGCTGCTCAGGGGCTCTGTGACCGAGAAGCTGCACTGGGCTTTCAACCTCTACGACATCAACAAGGATGGATATATTACCAAAGAG GAGATGCTGGCCATCATGAAATCCATCTACGATATGATGGGTCAGTACACTTCCCCGAGGCTGCGGGATGACGCCCCAGTGGAGCACGTGGAGAAGTTCTTCCAG AAAATGGACAGGAACCGGGATGGCGTAGTCACCATCGAGGAGTTCATGGAGACCTGCCGAAAGGTATCGCCGGGACACAGAAAAGGCCAGCGGTGA
- the LOC125746780 gene encoding calsenilin-like isoform X3: MQPITQVDRKVADGSPLAGANGGRPSPRMQKAAGKSQRLRLTRKALMKCCLVKWILTGTTSDGTDGSEIDFELSAARYQPQGLDKLAAQTKFSRKELQSLYRGFKNECPSGLVDEETFKTIYSHFFPQGDSSKYAHFLFNAFDLDRSGSIRFEDFVLGLSLLLRGSVTEKLHWAFNLYDINKDGYITKEEMLAIMKSIYDMMGQYTSPRLRDDAPVEHVEKFFQKMDRNRDGVVTIEEFMETCRKDENIMNSMQLFENVI, translated from the exons CCCATCACCCAGGTGGACAGGAAGGTGGCGGACGGCTCCCCTCTCGCCGGCGCCAATGGCGGGAGGCCGAgtcccaggatgcagaaggcTGCTGGGAAGTCACAGAGGCTGCGGCTGACCCGCAAGGCACTGATGAAGTGCTGCCTGGTCAAGTGGATCCTCACCGGTACAACATCAGATGGGACAG ACGGTAGCGAGATTGACTTTGAGCTGTCTGCTGCACGCTATCAACCGCAGGGCCTGGACAAGCTGGCAGCCCAGACCAAGTTCAGCAGGAAGGAGCTTCAGTCGCTCTACAGGGGCTTCAAGAAT GAGTGTCCCAGTGGTCTTGTGGATGAAGAGACATTCAAGACCATCTATTCTCACTTTTTTCCTCAAGGAG ATTCCTCCAAGTATGCACACTTCCTGTTTAACGCCTTTGACTTAGACAGGAGCGGATCTATCCGATTTGAG GATTTCGTGCTCGGACTCTCCTTGCTGCTCAGGGGCTCTGTGACCGAGAAGCTGCACTGGGCTTTCAACCTCTACGACATCAACAAGGATGGATATATTACCAAAGAG GAGATGCTGGCCATCATGAAATCCATCTACGATATGATGGGTCAGTACACTTCCCCGAGGCTGCGGGATGACGCCCCAGTGGAGCACGTGGAGAAGTTCTTCCAG AAAATGGACAGGAACCGGGATGGCGTAGTCACCATCGAGGAGTTCATGGAGACCTGCCGAAAG GATGAGAACATCATGAATTCCATGCAACtgtttgaaaatgttatctag
- the LOC125746780 gene encoding calsenilin-like isoform X1 — MLTHFTSFGLHQSLQVASCTHPECTPHNLSAFPSSLHPLRCALPAAPGHRGFWGMEILTIGVIIVLFVVVFKQLCILDPLPIEDGSEIDFELSAARYQPQGLDKLAAQTKFSRKELQSLYRGFKNECPSGLVDEETFKTIYSHFFPQGDSSKYAHFLFNAFDLDRSGSIRFEDFVLGLSLLLRGSVTEKLHWAFNLYDINKDGYITKEEMLAIMKSIYDMMGQYTSPRLRDDAPVEHVEKFFQKMDRNRDGVVTIEEFMETCRKDENIMNSMQLFENVI; from the exons ATGCTGACCCACTTTACTAGTTTCGGGCTGCACCAGTCCCTCCAGGTTGCGAGCTGCACCCACCCGGAGTGTACGCCTCACAACCTGTCTGCTTTCCCATCCTCCCTGCACCCACTGCGCTGCGCACTGCCAGCTGCCCCCGGGCACCGGGGCTTTTGGGGCATGGAAATCCTCACCATTGGTGTGATCATTGTCTTATTTGTGGTGGTGTTCAAACAACTGTGCATCTTGGACCCTTTGCCTATAGAAG ACGGTAGCGAGATTGACTTTGAGCTGTCTGCTGCACGCTATCAACCGCAGGGCCTGGACAAGCTGGCAGCCCAGACCAAGTTCAGCAGGAAGGAGCTTCAGTCGCTCTACAGGGGCTTCAAGAAT GAGTGTCCCAGTGGTCTTGTGGATGAAGAGACATTCAAGACCATCTATTCTCACTTTTTTCCTCAAGGAG ATTCCTCCAAGTATGCACACTTCCTGTTTAACGCCTTTGACTTAGACAGGAGCGGATCTATCCGATTTGAG GATTTCGTGCTCGGACTCTCCTTGCTGCTCAGGGGCTCTGTGACCGAGAAGCTGCACTGGGCTTTCAACCTCTACGACATCAACAAGGATGGATATATTACCAAAGAG GAGATGCTGGCCATCATGAAATCCATCTACGATATGATGGGTCAGTACACTTCCCCGAGGCTGCGGGATGACGCCCCAGTGGAGCACGTGGAGAAGTTCTTCCAG AAAATGGACAGGAACCGGGATGGCGTAGTCACCATCGAGGAGTTCATGGAGACCTGCCGAAAG GATGAGAACATCATGAATTCCATGCAACtgtttgaaaatgttatctag
- the LOC125746779 gene encoding BRD4-interacting chromatin-remodeling complex-associated protein-like — protein MRPFKPTSPVTLLAPVALHQEGPDTNPVLHDCPRPTSPITLLVPFALHQERPDANPALHDCPRPTSPITLLVEVALRPEGPDANPALHDCPRPTSPVTLLVPVALCPKGPDANPALHGCPRLTSPITLLVPVALCPKGPDANPTLHGCPRPTSPITLLVPVALCPKGPDANPALHGCPRPTSPITLLVPVALCPKGPDANPALHGCPRLTSPITLLVPVALRLEGPDANPALHDCPRPTSPITLLVPVALRLEGPDANPALHDCPRPTSPITLLVPVALCPKGPDANPALHDCPRPTSPITLLVPVALCPKGPDANPALHDCPRPTSPITLLVPVALCPKGPDANPALHDCPRPTSPITLLVPIALHQEGPDANPTLRDCPRPTSPITLLVPVALRLEGPDANPTLHDCPSPTSPITLLVPVVLHQEGPDANPTLHDCPSPTSPITLLVPVALHQEGPDANPTLRDCPRPTSPITLLVPVALRLEGPDANPTLRDCPIPRLPLPYWSQLHYIRKGLMLTPPSMIVPVPRLPLPYWSQLHYIRKGLMLTPPSVIVPDPRLPLPYWSQLHYIRKGLMLTPPSVIVPDPRLPLPYWSQLHYAWKGLMLTPPSVIVPDPRLPLPYWSQLHYIRKGLMLTPPSMIVPDPHPPLPYWPQLHYITKCLMLTPPSMIVPDPHPPLPYWPQLHYITKCLMLTPPSIIVPDPHLPLLYWSQLHYPPKGLIPTPPSMIVAGLSYTVFLPRFISVAPLLPHPAQAPGLRSFRLLLSSPAGLTGTAHPLNPLTLPLFIFPLSPHHLLLSYYFHHSIA, from the exons ATGAGGCCTTTCAAACCCACATCTCCTGTTACCTTATTGGCCCCAGTTGCATTACATCAGGAAGGGCCTGATACTAACCCCGTCCTCCATGATTGTCCCAGACCCACATCTCCCATTACCTTATTGGTCCCATTTGCATTACATCAGGAACGGCCTGATGCTAACCCCGCCCTCCATGATTGTCCCAGACCCACATCTCCCATTACCTTATTGGTCGAGGTTGCATTACGCCCCGAAGGGCCTGATGCTAACCCCGCCCTCCATGATTGTCCCAGACCCACATCCCCCGTTACCTTATTGGTCCCAGTTGCATTATGCCCGAAAGGGCCTGATGCTAACCCCGCCCTCCATGGTTGTCCCAGACTCACATCTCCCATTACCTTATTGGTCCCAGTTGCATTATGCCCGAAAGGGCCTGATGCTAACCCCACCCTCCATGGTTGTCCCAGACCCACATCTCCCATTACCTTATTGGTCCCAGTTGCATTATGCCCGAAAGGGCCTGATGCTAACCCCGCCCTCCATGGTTGTCCCAGACCCACATCTCCCATTACCTTATTGGTCCCAGTTGCTTTATGCCCGAAAGGGCCTGATGCTAACCCCGCCCTCCATGGTTGTCCCAGACTCACATCTCCCATTAC CTTATTGGTCCCAGTTGCATTACGCCTAGAAGGGCCTGATGCTAACCCCGCCCTCCATGATTGTCCCAGACCCACATCTCCCATTACCTTATTGGTCCCAGTTGCATTACGCCTGGAAGGGCCTGATGCTAACCCCGCCCTCCATGATTGTCCCAGACCCACATCTCCCATTACCTTATTGGTCCCAGTTGCATTATGCCCGAAAGGGCCTGATGCTAACCCCGCCCTCCATGATTGTCCCAGACCCACGTCTCCCATTACCTTATTGGTCCCAGTTGCATTATGCCCGAAAGGGCCTGATGCTAACCCCGCCCTCCATGATTGTCCCAGACCCACATCTCCCATTACCTTATTGGTCCCAGTTGCATTATGCCCGAAAGGGCCTGATGCTAACCCCGCCCTCCATGATTGTCCCAGACCCACGTCTCCCATTACCTTATTGGTCCCAATTGCATTACATCAGGAAGGGCCTGATGCTAACCCCACCCTCCGTGATTGTCCTAGACCCACGTCTCCCATTACCTTATTGGTCCCAGTTGCATTACGCCTGGAAGGGCCTGATGCTAACCCCACCCTCCATGATTGTCCCAGTCCCACGTCTCCCATTACCTTATTGGTCCCAGTTGTGTTACATCAGGAAGGGCCTGATGCTAACCCCACCCTCCATGATTGTCCCAGTCCCACGTCTCCCATTACCTTATTGGTCCCAGTTGCATTACATCAGGAAGGGCCTGATGCTAACCCCACCCTCCGTGATTGTCCCAGACCCACGTCTCCCATTACCTTATTGGTCCCAGTTGCATTACGCCTGGAAGGGCCTGATGCTAACCCCACCCTCCGTGATTGTCCCATCCCACGTCTCCCATTACCTTATTGGTCCCAATTGCATTACATCAGGAAGGGCCTGATGCTAACCCCGCCCTCCATGATTGTCCCAGTCCCACGTCTCCCATTACCTTATTGGTCCCAGTTGCATTACATCAGGAAGGGCCTGATGCTAACCCCACCCTCCGTGATTGTCCCAGACCCACGTCTCCCATTACCTTATTGGTCCCAGTTGCATTACATCAGGAAGGGCCTGATGCTAACCCCACCCTCCGTGATTGTCCCAGACCCACGTCTCCCATTACCTTATTGGTCCCAGTTGCATTACGCCTGGAAGGGCCTGATGCTAACCCCACCCTCCGTGATTGTCCCAGACCCACGTCTCCCATTACCTTATTGGTCCCAATTGCATTACATCAGGAAGGGCCTGATGCTAACCCCGCCCTCCATGATTGTCCCAGACCCACATCCCCCGTTACCTTATTGGCCCCAGTTGCATTACATCACGAAGTGCCTGATGCTAACCCCGCCCTCCATGATTGTCCCAGACCCACATCCCCCGTTACCTTATTGGCCCCAGTTGCATTACATCACGAAGTGCCTGATGCTAACCCCGCCCTCCATTATTGTCCCAGACCCACATCTCCCattactttattggtcccagtTGCATTATCCCCCGAAGGGCCTGATACCAACCCCGCCCTCCATGATTGTTGCAGGCCTTTCATATACTGTTTTCTTGCCACGGTTCATCAGTGTGGCTCCTCTGCTCCCCCACCCTGCACAGGCCCCCGGGCTCCGTTCCTTTCGCCTCCTGCTCTCCTCTCCTGCTGGGCTGACAGGCACAGCTCATCCTCTAAACCCCTTGACACTCCCACTGTTTATTTTTCCTCTTTCTCCACATCACTTGCTCCTTTCATATTATTTCCATCATTCCATTGCCTAG